The following proteins are encoded in a genomic region of Roseofilum reptotaenium CS-1145:
- a CDS encoding PEP-CTERM sorting domain-containing protein, whose amino-acid sequence MLPNKSGINGVARTVKRVALGVTSVVLCWSSLNLEGKANAAQFSVLWWDTTAWHNGALRDEIRQKIPTFLDAFGGGDLFDTTYISPKSSGGLQAHLASNSYDVVVLDSAYWTLEGAIFPFNSADREALKQYYSQKSNLMLDGSLTIRSVGSNPKTGFPGPNNAWGNFTANQVYALAKRGGGIFIGTDHYDFQRDGNYMLDALFPGQPANFRGITNPSTDGVFYGTDLLNSAVAVVPNDIFTHWSAIPSQGVAPTGDFIDFLGNSVTLYSQVDVADKPGGGQKYSYISTSWKPDECETAVTGTSSACHQKVPEPSALLGLLAVGAVGSLLKRR is encoded by the coding sequence ATGTTACCGAACAAATCTGGGATTAATGGAGTTGCTCGCACCGTTAAGCGCGTTGCTCTTGGAGTAACATCCGTGGTTCTCTGTTGGAGCAGTTTGAACCTGGAGGGGAAAGCAAATGCTGCTCAGTTTTCCGTCTTGTGGTGGGACACAACAGCCTGGCATAATGGCGCACTCCGAGATGAAATTCGTCAGAAAATTCCCACTTTTCTAGATGCTTTTGGCGGTGGCGATCTCTTTGATACCACGTATATTTCCCCCAAAAGCTCTGGAGGACTGCAAGCCCATTTAGCCTCTAACAGCTATGATGTAGTTGTTTTAGATAGTGCATATTGGACTCTCGAAGGAGCAATCTTTCCATTTAATTCAGCAGATCGGGAAGCTTTAAAACAGTATTACAGCCAGAAATCAAATTTGATGCTGGATGGAAGTCTAACCATCCGTAGTGTTGGATCTAACCCAAAAACTGGTTTTCCTGGCCCCAATAATGCTTGGGGCAACTTCACCGCCAATCAGGTGTATGCACTAGCTAAACGGGGAGGAGGAATTTTCATCGGTACGGATCATTATGACTTTCAACGTGATGGTAACTATATGCTCGATGCTCTCTTCCCAGGGCAACCAGCTAACTTTAGGGGGATAACCAATCCTTCTACTGATGGCGTATTCTACGGTACAGATTTACTCAATAGTGCGGTCGCTGTTGTACCTAATGATATTTTCACCCATTGGAGTGCTATTCCCAGTCAAGGAGTTGCTCCCACTGGGGATTTTATCGACTTCTTGGGGAACTCTGTCACCCTTTACAGCCAAGTGGATGTTGCCGATAAACCGGGTGGGGGGCAAAAGTATTCCTATATTTCCACCAGTTGGAAACCCGATGAGTGTGAAACTGCTGTTACCGGGACAAGTTCTGCCTGTCATCAAAAAGTCCCCGAACCTTCGGCACTTTTGGGACTGTTAGCCGTTGGTGCAGTTGGTTCCCTGTTGAAGCGACGTTAA
- a CDS encoding type II toxin-antitoxin system VapC family toxin, with product MTDYICMDANFAVRLVNSKSDNDPWIVLWEEWQAADKQIIAPTLFYYEITNAMYRMGRAGQLQEDEVQTALEDVFNLRISIKSDLQLHFQAVALAKQFDLPAAYDAHYLALAQDYGARFYTGDKRLFNQVHGKFSDIVWVDGTS from the coding sequence ATGACGGATTATATTTGTATGGATGCTAATTTTGCAGTGCGTCTCGTAAATAGCAAATCTGACAACGATCCCTGGATTGTACTTTGGGAAGAATGGCAAGCAGCCGATAAACAAATTATTGCGCCCACGCTATTTTATTATGAAATAACGAATGCTATGTATCGGATGGGTAGAGCGGGACAACTCCAAGAAGATGAAGTGCAAACGGCTTTAGAAGATGTGTTTAATTTGAGGATTAGCATTAAAAGCGATCTGCAATTGCACTTTCAAGCAGTTGCATTAGCGAAACAGTTTGACCTTCCAGCCGCTTATGATGCCCATTATCTGGCTTTAGCCCAGGACTATGGAGCTAGATTTTATACAGGAGACAAACGGCTCTTTAATCAGGTTCACGGTAAGTTTTCTGATATTGTTTGGGTTGATGGCACGAGTTGA